The Plasmodium knowlesi strain H genome assembly, chromosome: 12 sequence ATAGTGCACTGTGCGGATTGGCTAGTTGCAAACCCGATTGCAGTAGGGACATAAGATTGGATGGCAGAAGGCTAAAAACGAAAGTTGTACCTAATGTGGACTTATTGAACGACATGCTTGGTTCACCCTTTTCAAATGTAAATTGCATTACCAAGGGAAAGGATGACCTTCCTGAGGGGTCGCTTTTTCCAAGTTGTAATAGCAGGCTTGTTGATGCCAAGAACAAAATTGACAGTGATAGAATCATCAACcatggtgggaaaaaaaaacaaccacCCAGGACTAATCAAccttttcttccacttcACAACAGTGGACTGACAAGTGCAAAATGGGAATCTCGAAACGTGAGAGCTGAGGTAAGCAACCAGCTAGGCGGGAAAATAACTGCAGGGTGTTCTTCATTTGCGCCAAGTGACCCTCCGAAGGTCATTGCGGTGAAGTGGGAAAAGTCACTGGACGATATAGAGAAAGAGCTGTTGTGCTTGCCGCAGTCGGTCCGCCTTGTACAGATTTGTTAAAAAGGGAGTGGAGACCACATCTTTCAAGGGCTTCAGGCAGAAGGGCGTAAAATGGTGCTGTTAAAATAGCGCACAAATGGTCTCTACACATTTCGGCCCAATGGTAtatataaagaagaaaatcctttacaaaagcaaaaaaacaaattgcatAATCCTCTTTGGATCCttcaacaaattttttttttttttttttttttccctccgcGTAAGTATATCACCGATTGGGTGATGCTGTGGGAATTAAAGCATTTTCCCCCCTACACGGGAAAAGTCCATCCACATCAGCACCATTAAAATTGGGCCATGCCCGTAAACATGCGtaactttttaaaagtgCTAATTCGAAATTACGAGCTGCAATATGTGCACAATGAAATAAGTTCAGGTGTGCTATGCGATGACCCATAAAAGGAGCGTTTATTGCTTAACTTTTTTCAGTGGTACGAAAATTTCTCCACTGGCAAATGGTGTCAACTGAGGAAAGGTCGACTTTTTAAATCAGATTTAATGCTAACTCATAAAAGCAGTAAATAGCATATTCACAATTTGTGATGGACTCCTCTTTGCCCCTCTTGAAAAGCAGGGTGTACTTCGGTTAGTAGCCTTTCTATTATGACAATGAAGGCATTAAAAGAGACGTATAACGGAAAGCtggaataataataaaatagtaTTTCAATCTACGATATTTTGTACAGAAATAAGGGTTTATAAAAATAGCAATATGAACAATTGTGCAAAATTATGCCTTACGATAAAAAGTGTGTGCTTTTTTATGTGTTCAGTTTATCATTTCACTTAttataagtaaaaaaaaaaaaaaaaatcgcctgaatttaaatatatatttttacgctATTATAATaaggatatattttattGCAAAGtacgaaaatataaaaaaaccTTTCCATTTATTCTTTCAACTATAAAATAATACAATAATAATAGTCCTAACTCaatttaaagaaattatgccaaataagaaataaatatgttactactttttccaaaaattaattaaccCTTTCTGTATGTTGCTAATTGCTGATACAATAATAAGGGGATGGAACGGATATGTAAAAATTTGATTAGTTATAATTGTTAACGCGCCCAGAAGGCCCGACAAAAATTTGTGGTATAACGCATTTAGTGTACCTACTACACGGCAATCTTTAGTAAAAGGCGAAAGATTGATACGTTATGTAGTAAGTACATACACCAAGCAATTATATATTTGCATTCGCTGTCACTATGTAAGTTTTTCAATACTGAAAATGTACCTCTCACATTTGGTAAATcatctgcttttttttttcttcccattttgctgaaaaaaaaagagcactatcttttttcttaagaaGTATATGCCTTAAGAATATTCTTTCTTGTTAGTATCTATtatgatgaattttttccattaaaaCGTGGCTTTCCCTCAAAATTGTGATTTCTTTAAAGCGGAgccttttttccaaagttGCTAGCCATAAGTGGGAAGTGCAAGGGGGGGTAGGATTAACATTTTACGCCGTTCCCGCTGACGCTGCTTAGAGctaaaagggggagaaaagaaaaaaaaaaaaacgcccaTAAGGATAGGAAATGCATTACACCTCCATTTacgataaaaagaaagtgaacTTGAAGTGATGTTACTCATTCGtataagtgaaaaaaaaaaaaaaaaaaaacttcacaATATGTAGTACCATTTCAATATCACACATACGAAATGCAATGTGGTATGAAAATAACGGACATATGGGATGTTCCAGTTttgtgtacaaaaaaatggagacacTCCAATTAACCCACtcaattttccatttggcaTATCCGAACCGTTCTACTTTGTTTGGATATCCAAGGAGAACTCTATTATACAGTTCTTCCTTACTACCCCTGCGTCCATCATTTATCTGCTTCACCCCTCCTAGCAACAACAGCCATAGCAACCATAGCAACCATAGCAGCGTGCTCGTTACGATTCTTCTACTGTCCCAATAGAGACACACCAATTAGTGGAGGCCATCCACTTCGACGCCTTCTTGCCGACAAAATTCTGCAGCTTTCCCTCAAAAAAGCCGTGGACAATTTGGTCCTGAACTGCATTACGCGGGCATAATAAATCCTAATGCACTTGTATGCGAGGCAAAGTGAAGAATAACAAATCGTGTCTATTGCTGTGCGTAGTTGATACTGCCACATGCAATTGTataaacacacacacgcgtACATGAATACTAGTGTGTATATAAATGTTTATTCGTTTGTTCATCCATGTAGGGAAAACTCATATGCAATTCTATATGCAATTTTTCCCAGTCATGCAAATAAAACACATGAAgaaatgcatttttaaaaggactccaaaaaaaaaaaaaaaaaaaaaaaaaaaaaaaaaaaaaaaaaaaaaaaaaaaaatcaaacctGTTCGctcattttattaatttacAGTGTTCTAAATATGTATTATTAAAACGTATATGAGAGGTGAACTACAAATGATGCAGAAGCTACCGCACCTCCCGACGTGCagttacatatatgtatacgccTGCGCATGCCATATTTTAAATGCTGCAGCTGTCACAGGTCTATAAAAAATAGGCTACATGGGTATTCACATATGTACGCGGCACATGCACATCTGCATAACACTATAACCACAGCAGAGAAAACTTCACACCGATTTAACACTGGTAAATTTTCTAATAAAACAtccaatctttttttttttttttttttttattaaaagaataaacgttaaccatatttttgtatagggcagaagaggggggggggaaaataataatttagtAATATCTATTGCTTCCCTTTAGCGGAATGTTATTTACATTGTGTGATGAGCGACCATAACCATAGTAGGGGTTTCTCCTTGGGTTGTTAGCAGATGTGTaggatattttttccagCTGTGGAGGTACAGGTTGTTCCGACTCTCTTAGTATTTTAACTAAATCTCTAGCTAGTCTATATTTATCGGACgttaaaaaagtgaaggaagctCCGTGAGCTCCTGCTCGACCTGTTCTACCAATTCTGTGTACATAATCTTCAATTTGATTTGGAAAATCAAAATTTACGACATATTTTACATCCTTAATATCTAGTCCTCTGGAAGCTACATCTGTTGCAATCAGAATGGGACTCTTTCCTGTTTTGAAATCATTCAATACCCACCTTCTCTCATCCTGTTTCTTATCCCCATGTATACATAAAGCAGGCACACCATCTAGCCTGAGTGCCTTGGTGATAAAATCtgcatttttcttcgtttctACGAAGACGATGATTCTGTCATTGTCCCGAAATATTCTCTGAAGAAGCAACTTGAGGTTTGCTATCTTCTCATGTTCCtaaaatggaggaaaggtGCACGCATATTAGCACATATGGGGTCGCACAAGATAGGGGAAAACATAGCGGGGCATAAAATATGCTGGATGTGCTTGTAGGCGTAGATGTACAaggcatgtacatacatgcaaaTGGGTGTACAATTTTGTGCAAGTGTTTTAACAAGTGCAGGGGCAAAGCCACACTTAAAGTACGCACTCGAATACACATTCTAACGCACTTACAGGGGCGCACCTACACCTAGGCGCCTAAACTGTTATGCGCGTCGTCACGCACATAACGCATAACAAACACGTGCGCAATCGCATCATAAGGACCATATTTTTGCTTTGCCTTTATTTGGAGTTAAATAAAGGCCAACAAGAATATCATAACTAACCTCATTGCAAATTTAAAGTGATAGGACTTCGCATAAGacgaggaagggaaagggggaaaagaagcaaaagaaaaaaaaaaaaaataaagtaaataaacaaataagaTATGCTTCCTCTgttacgatttttttttttttttttttttttttttttttttgccttattttcccttttccttcctctcttttatttcccatttttcgaCAATCTTGCCTCCTTTCTTCTTGAAAATTTTAGTACTTATCCACATGTATGTCATATAGGGCGCTTACCTACTTTTTCTCATCTTAGTGGTTGCCATTATGTACTCCTGTGTTGGGAGTTTCTCAAACTAATGGCACAAAAGGTGCGCGTTTAGTATGGTAGGAGGCTAAATATAGTCATCCAGAAAAAGCAAGCACTAAATGGACAAGCGCGCAGCAACAGGGAGGGGTCTACTACGACCCTTTACAAAATTGGCATACATGCGGACAATTACAAATATTCTGACAAAGAAAGGGCTCGCAAGATTGTGAAAATAATCGAAAGTACTTTCCAGTTGGAAGGAAAGCTcctctcttccttttatcACTTGTAAATTTGCAATGAACTGCTAATTCTTTCCTTAATAATAGCAATTCCGTCGCATGTGGGGCCGTGGCGCGTGCACAATGAAGGAACAGGGGGACAcgcaaaatggaacaaaaaaatggaacaaaaaaatggaacaaaaaaatggaacaaaaaaatgaaacaacaaaaatgaaacagaaaaaatgaaacaaaaaaaatgaaacagaaaatatgaaacaaaaaaaatgaacaaaaaaaaatgaacaaaaaaaaatagacaaaaaaatggacaaaaaatGGAGCCAAAAAATGCATTGCGCATGAGGAAGGCACAAACATAGAATACATCATATCGGTGCAGATACGTTAACATACACAGCACAATCATGAGGGGAGAATGTACACGTGCACACGTATTACACAAAATGATCCCCAGATGGGTTACCGTTCCCTGCGCATTTAGgagcgtacatatatatacaaatatatgccCATGCACAGGGCTCGAAGACACATCAAATTATACGAAACAATCACGCATTCGTACAAGAGAGGTACATAGCGTGGTTCATCAAacgagaagaacaaaaacaaaggTGGAGTTGCTCAAATTTGCAAACAAAGCCATAAGCAAATGATAGAGCGACATTTCCACAAGCATGAATTATTCTGGCGTAAACAGGGGAAAGGACGAGGGAAGACAACCCTAAAACATCTGATACCCCATTTTCCAAACAtcagaacgaaaaaaaaaaaaaaaaaaaaaaaaacagtacaaaaaaaagaaaaactgaaTCAAAGGATGAAAGAGCACACATCATAGAGAAGAAATAGCAAATTGCATGTAAACGGGCATACTACTGTACACTACGCATAAAACTAtgataacaaaaaaagagagaagaaataacGAATGCACAAATTAATTACCTCAATCAGATAAATTTCTTGCTTAATTCTACGGCACGCAGTTAATGTTAGAGAACCAACATTAACATGTATAGGTTGTTGTTTACACAAATCTCTTGCTAAGGACTGCACTTCCTTTGGCCAAGTAGCTGACCACATTAATGTTTGTCTGTCAGGTCTAATTTGTTCAACAATTTTTCGAATTTGTATTTCGAATCCCATATCTAACATTTTGTCTGCTTCATCCAAAACTAAATAGGTAACTCTCATTAGGTTGGTAACATTTTGTTCTAATAAATCTATTAAACGACCTGGACATGCTattaaaatgtgaacccctTGTTTGAGGGCATAAATTTGACCACTCTTTGGCACACCTCCATAAGCACATGTATTCCTTATTTTAGATTCGACAGAAAATTTTACGCATTCTTGCCTAATCTGTTCAGCTAATTCTCTCGTGGGAGCCAGTACCAAAACGATTGGACCATCTCCATATTTTAAACTTGGTTGagctaaaatgtgaacaaatgcgggcaaaataaaagctaatgtttttccacttcctgtTTCAGCCTTTCCAATCATATCCTTTCCTGAAAGTGCTATCGGCCAACCTTGTATTTGAATAGGGGTCGGAGTAACAatgttgttatttttaagCGATTTTAAAACATAGTCTGGGAAGCCAATTTTGCTAATAGATTCTACTGGATTAGGAACCCCCTCTCCTTCCAAAATGGTAATTCTGTGTTTGTCTCGaatttcctttacttctttcgATGACAAATTACTTATATCATGATGCTCCTTGTAGAAGTTCTTCTCAAATGGAACTAACTTAACATTTGACCAATCTATTTGCATTAAGTTTTTTCCTAAGGTACTTAAGTTGTTACTATTATGGCCAGACATACCCGTGTTGCCTGAGTAGTCTCCGTAATTGGGCCTGAATTGTCCGTAGGCCGCCGCTTGGTAATTCGCATACGGGTTGGAGTAATCCGGGAAGTTGCCGTATCGGTTATAGTTGTTGAaccctctcattttttttttggggggggtagTAAATTAACGTTCTGCTTATTGGGCTACAACTAACAGGTTTGACTGGATAAGCAGTCTACTTTGATAGTTCGGTTATATGGTCTCTCCTTGTTCACgcgtgtatgtatacacgtaCACGATGAGTGTGCAGAAACCCTTGGGCTATTATCTGCGCTTGTGCGCTCACAAAACTTTCCCTTGCGAATCTTCGATTACACACGTTGGAGTTTTACAGGGATGCCTGCGTCTAATTAACGCCCTTTAACTTTTCTCGTTTTTAAGAGGATAGCTCAAATGCCTTTTTCCTACTTAATATATTTTGCTTCTGTCAATTTGCACAGTATTGCAAATTCTGTTACGCATTCGGGTTCGTATGCATGTGTTTGTAAAATGATTTACTTAGGTCCACGCTCTGGTATATGTACGGGGGTGCGTGTCCATAAATGAGCACTGCGAGAAGGTATATTCCCTGGTGATTTTATAGCGAACGTGCACAAAGTTATGTTTGCCTAAGCGTGCTAATGTGACCggcatgtatatgcacatatatatgtatacgtagcCTGCTCACACATGAAGCTTTTCCTTACGGAGCATCTTCATTATGTAATTAAGCGCGTACTGCTCTTCTACAGTAACGTGTCAGAATATCGCAATGCGCACCTTTGGGGGGAAAACATAACGCTTTACGCACATAGACGTTGACTTTGATTTAGCAAATGAAGTGGCAAATGGGGGAATAAGCAATTGACTAAATGATCGATTGGATGAATTATAAAATAGAACTGGGAAGATGTATAAATATTACAggcatttcaaaaaaaaaaaaaaaaggaaaaattcgcTCTCATTTATGTTGACATGAACAAGAGGGATACACGAATTCGTGAAAAAACATTCTATAGCTGGCAGAAGATATGGCTCATTTTACCATAAAGGTGGCCTTTAAACATGGGGATGCATATGTAATTGCTATGTATgctataaatatattttcatatttaatatacatacatgtttgcattttatacatatgcgaggggcaaaaggaaaaaggctTTTCTCGCTTAACTGCATAAATTgaggggaaatgaaaatgcaGTATATAATGGACGAACGATAAATGAAAACTTAAAACGAACGAGCTCGAAAAGCTTGGAAAATGATCACGcaaaaaaatgcgaagaGTTATACGAAAATTTTtacgaaagggaaaaagggtttaacgaaaagaaaaatattatatataaaaaaaaaaaaaaaaaaagagtaaaatGGGAAGCgtataggaagaaaatatatttcattaAAAATGCCTTTTTCTGATACTACGAATACGTTTAAAGTTTATATtaagcgtaaaaaaaaaaaaaaaatgcttataTTTGCTATTATTATAACTATATTCGTActgacaaaaaagaaaaaaaaagttattgagaaagggaaaaagccctggaattttttccttcactttatttataatatatataacggTGCCTACGCAATTATTATGCATGTAATGCTTGCGTAAGATACAATCATCCAAAACTGCGTATTTTTAAGCGTATCTTGCATTTTTTGGCTACTTTAAAATTCAGAGAAGAATAATAAACGTGTCGCTTTAAATAATATGCCCCCCTGGCGCATATATGGGCATGCCACAATGTAGGCTCACGTGATAGTATTTACGACTACctataaatgcatatgtaaaaatgtatatagatataatatatatatatattcatatttacGTACTTATGCGTATACTGCAATCAATCGAGCGAGGGGTAACAAACAGCATCTACCTGCatacttatttattttttttttttctttacatgAAAAGACTAGCATTAttgttaatatatatatatttttaattttggctTGATACGAATATATTCCCCTGATGTGGTATattattcctatatataacttagccaaaaaaaaaaaaaaaaaaaaatatatatttatatataagagAATAACATTGAGAATTGGTACATATATTTGCGAAGAAAACTACTTCATTTGGGCGAGCAAAGTGAATGAAAATTCAAGGCAAAAAACgcatttcgcatttttccCAGCTGGACAAAGTCATACACGCGTACGTATACttatatgcatacgtacatacgaTGTGTACTGCAAAATATGTGACCCATAGAAGTGGAAAAGGGGGTGCGAGGAAAGCGTGGCTGGGGTCCTCAGCCCAGCTGACGTATGTAGAAACAGCTGTACAAAATTATGCTACGCGACATGTCCACCGgtagaatatatatatttttttgaagtggTGAACACACACGTGGgtttgttttatttattcgaCTGTGCATTCTCCCACCGAGCGTAACCCGTTGGGTTACCGAACCCTTAGTAAAGCTTTTGCACTTTGTAGaggatcatttttttttttgcgtacgAAAATTTGGTCAATCTCATGGAAATGGAACATATCGCGGTGAAAAGATGACTTTCCACCCCACCCACCCCCATTTTTGTCAAGCGTCCTGAATGCACCCACGAAATGCATAGCTACGTGCATAACAACGTTTGCTTCGTATGTTTGTATGTTCGCATATGCAAATGTGTATGCATGTAAGTGCATGTAAgcatggacaaaaaaaaaaaaaaatcggctcttttttctactttatgAAAGTGgcattttccaaaaaaaaaaaaaaaaagtaaaaatcaTCAATTAAGTGAAATGCCTATTTTGTACCTTCCAATGTGTATCACTCATTTCCATGCATTATTAAATGCTCCTTTAGCGAATGCCAAAATGGGGTGACCCACAAATGTT is a genomic window containing:
- a CDS encoding ATP-dependent RNA helicase DDX5, putative, whose translation is MRGFNNYNRYGNFPDYSNPYANYQAAAYGQFRPNYGDYSGNTGMSGHNSNNLSTLGKNLMQIDWSNVKLVPFEKNFYKEHHDISNLSSKEVKEIRDKHRITILEGEGVPNPVESISKIGFPDYVLKSLKNNNIVTPTPIQIQGWPIALSGKDMIGKAETGSGKTLAFILPAFVHILAQPSLKYGDGPIVLVLAPTRELAEQIRQECVKFSVESKIRNTCAYGGVPKSGQIYALKQGVHILIACPGRLIDLLEQNVTNLMRVTYLVLDEADKMLDMGFEIQIRKIVEQIRPDRQTLMWSATWPKEVQSLARDLCKQQPIHVNVGSLTLTACRRIKQEIYLIEEHEKIANLKLLLQRIFRDNDRIIVFVETKKNADFITKALRLDGVPALCIHGDKKQDERRWVLNDFKTGKSPILIATDVASRGLDIKDVKYVVNFDFPNQIEDYVHRIGRTGRAGAHGASFTFLTSDKYRLARDLVKILRESEQPVPPQLEKISYTSANNPRRNPYYGYGRSSHNVNNIPLKGSNRYY